A single uncultured Acetobacterium sp. DNA region contains:
- a CDS encoding methyl-accepting chemotaxis protein codes for MKWLKDLKIKTKLLASFIFIALLVGVVGGMGILNTRALQDSDKELYGNMTVPISQVGEMSTEFQMMRVSLRDMILANDAQTIQSIRTNITEQQTKIDELAAEYEKSIESEEMRQSFETFTKTKLDYTKQLDLVMNLATQNQDTEAFIAINPDSTAGKATVALQDAINNLSTMKLDEGLAKSVENSSQADQVVTTMSIIMAVSMILAIALGLLLSSLISTPLKKASHMIHEMSKGHFGNRLKMDSQDEIGEMADAMDSFSDDLQHIVIGTMNQISNGDVSANIELKDPLDELAPALKKTIETIRALITEANLLSQAAVEGRLDTRGHADQFAGGFKDIVSGVNSTLDAVVGPLNVAAEYIERIGKGEIPPKITDEYYGDFREIKNNLNACLDGLSALTTADHTLKLMNKNDLSQSIDGNFDGIFGEIAVSINGVHAQLGRIVNIATNIHNGDLSDLDFLRSIGKRSENDQLVPALLGMTETINLLVEETQNMAKQAIDGDLNNRGDATKFQGEYVTVIEGFNLTLDAVIDPIKVASTTLKELAQGHLSITMEGNFKGQHGIIKHDMNQTINFLKAYVEEITHTLEEMGRGNFDLEITNLFCGDFLAIKIALNEISANLSTTLSDINVAASQVEIGAQQISDGGQALSQGTTEQASAIQELTASIEEVASETKQNAVNANQANELAISVRSNAEVGNAQMVRMVSAMSEINDSSYNISKIIKVIDDIAFQTNILALNAAVEAARAGQHGKGFAVVAEEVRTLAARSAEAAKETTGLIEGSIDKVDVGTKIADETAESLSEILKQIEKVTTLVGSIARASNDQASEIAQINQGVEQVSQVVQTNSATAEQSAAASQELSGQAEMLKQMVEAFKLKDVSRKQPNRAIAEVNVNETMSAPPPQPEIILDDLDFDKY; via the coding sequence TTGAAGTGGTTAAAAGATTTAAAAATCAAAACAAAATTATTGGCATCGTTCATTTTCATTGCGCTATTAGTCGGTGTTGTTGGTGGTATGGGTATTCTGAATACCCGTGCTCTTCAGGATTCTGACAAGGAATTGTATGGAAACATGACTGTGCCCATCTCTCAGGTCGGAGAAATGTCGACTGAATTTCAAATGATGCGTGTGTCACTGCGAGATATGATTCTTGCTAACGATGCCCAAACTATTCAGAGTATCAGGACAAATATTACTGAGCAACAAACAAAAATTGATGAATTGGCTGCAGAATATGAAAAATCCATTGAAAGCGAAGAAATGCGCCAATCATTTGAAACATTTACTAAAACAAAGTTGGACTATACTAAACAACTTGACCTTGTCATGAACCTGGCGACCCAAAATCAAGATACTGAGGCCTTCATCGCCATAAATCCTGATAGTACTGCCGGAAAGGCAACTGTTGCCCTCCAAGATGCCATTAACAACCTGTCAACCATGAAACTGGATGAAGGTCTTGCTAAATCAGTGGAAAACAGCAGTCAGGCTGACCAGGTGGTCACCACCATGTCTATTATTATGGCTGTCAGTATGATTCTAGCCATTGCTCTGGGACTATTACTGAGCTCACTGATCAGTACTCCGCTTAAAAAAGCCAGCCATATGATTCATGAAATGAGTAAGGGACATTTTGGCAATCGCCTGAAAATGGATAGTCAAGACGAAATTGGCGAAATGGCTGATGCCATGGACAGTTTTTCCGATGACCTCCAGCACATTGTTATTGGAACCATGAATCAGATTTCCAATGGCGATGTCTCTGCCAACATTGAACTAAAAGATCCTTTAGATGAACTGGCTCCTGCCCTGAAGAAAACCATTGAAACCATTCGCGCCCTCATCACTGAAGCCAATCTGTTGTCTCAGGCAGCTGTTGAAGGACGTTTGGATACCCGGGGACATGCTGACCAGTTTGCTGGTGGGTTCAAAGATATTGTCTCAGGCGTTAACAGCACGTTGGATGCGGTTGTCGGTCCCCTCAATGTCGCCGCTGAATATATTGAACGGATTGGCAAAGGTGAAATCCCTCCTAAAATCACTGATGAATATTATGGGGATTTCCGTGAAATTAAAAACAATCTCAATGCCTGTCTTGATGGATTAAGTGCCTTGACGACTGCCGACCACACTCTTAAATTGATGAATAAAAACGATTTATCTCAATCCATCGACGGAAATTTCGATGGTATTTTTGGGGAAATTGCAGTCTCTATCAACGGTGTGCATGCCCAGCTTGGTCGAATTGTCAATATAGCAACCAACATTCATAATGGCGACCTCAGTGATTTGGACTTCTTACGAAGTATTGGTAAACGAAGTGAAAATGATCAGCTGGTACCGGCCCTCCTGGGGATGACTGAAACCATTAACCTGCTGGTTGAAGAAACCCAAAATATGGCCAAGCAGGCCATCGACGGTGATTTAAACAATCGCGGGGATGCCACAAAATTCCAGGGCGAATATGTAACGGTCATCGAAGGCTTTAACCTCACCCTTGATGCCGTTATTGATCCCATTAAAGTGGCCTCAACTACTTTAAAAGAATTGGCTCAAGGACATCTCAGCATTACAATGGAAGGAAATTTCAAAGGCCAGCATGGAATCATCAAGCATGATATGAATCAAACCATCAATTTCTTAAAAGCGTATGTGGAAGAAATTACGCACACACTGGAAGAAATGGGTCGAGGGAATTTTGATCTTGAAATTACCAATCTATTTTGTGGTGACTTCTTAGCTATTAAAATAGCCTTAAATGAAATTTCCGCAAATCTAAGCACTACCTTGTCTGATATCAATGTTGCCGCAAGCCAGGTTGAAATTGGTGCCCAGCAAATATCCGACGGCGGTCAGGCATTGTCTCAAGGTACCACTGAACAAGCCAGTGCAATTCAAGAACTGACTGCTTCCATTGAAGAAGTCGCCTCGGAAACTAAACAAAATGCGGTTAATGCCAACCAGGCCAATGAATTAGCCATCAGTGTCCGTTCCAATGCCGAAGTTGGCAATGCTCAAATGGTCAGAATGGTATCAGCCATGAGTGAAATTAATGATTCGTCTTATAATATTTCTAAAATCATCAAGGTGATTGACGATATTGCTTTCCAAACCAATATACTGGCTCTTAATGCGGCCGTGGAAGCCGCCCGAGCTGGACAACATGGCAAAGGTTTTGCTGTGGTTGCCGAAGAAGTTCGTACCCTGGCTGCCAGAAGCGCTGAAGCAGCCAAAGAGACCACTGGTCTGATTGAAGGATCGATTGATAAGGTGGATGTCGGTACTAAAATTGCTGATGAAACCGCTGAAAGTCTTTCTGAAATTCTCAAGCAAATCGAAAAAGTCACGACTTTGGTCGGCAGTATTGCCCGGGCATCTAATGATCAAGCTTCAGAAATTGCCCAGATCAATCAGGGTGTCGAGCAAGTCTCACAGGTCGTCCAAACCAATTCTGCCACTGCCGAACAAAGTGCCGCTGCCAGCCAGGAACTCTCGGGTCAGGCTGAAATGCTCAAGCAAATGGTGGAAGCTTTTAAATTAAAAGATGTGAGTAGGAAACAGCCAAATAGGGCCATCGCTGAGGTAAACGTCAACGAAACCATGTCAGCACCTCCACCCCAACCTGAGATCATCTTAGATGATCTGGACTTTGATAAATATTAA
- a CDS encoding CC/Se motif family (seleno)protein — MMYNNSNDKNNKGCVRINIEIKQNVKDYLNHQNVQDIYIEMDNRGGCCSGPIYVPTVKLGKPTYDAMYDRFEQNDIACYLPKKMLNEETPDITIKLRNFLGRKSLSVNGLLAYKEDGYKKKKI; from the coding sequence ATGATGTACAATAATTCTAACGATAAAAATAATAAAGGATGTGTTCGTATCAACATAGAAATAAAACAAAATGTCAAAGATTATTTAAATCATCAAAATGTTCAGGATATTTATATTGAAATGGATAATCGTGGTGGTTGTTGCTCTGGGCCAATTTATGTGCCAACTGTCAAGTTAGGAAAACCGACTTATGACGCAATGTATGACCGTTTTGAACAAAATGACATCGCCTGCTATTTGCCAAAAAAAATGCTCAATGAAGAAACGCCGGATATAACCATTAAGCTTCGAAATTTTTTAGGTCGTAAATCTTTATCAGTTAATGGTTTGCTTGCTTATAAAGAAGACGGCTATAAAAAGAAAAAAATATAA
- a CDS encoding patatin family protein: MRIINNIKDTALIFEGGGMRASYTAGFLNNLLENEIYFDYVAGISAGSSHSVNYLSRDPERARRSFVELVQDPQFGGWRSFLKGEGFFRSEYIYEETSHPKGPLPLDFETFMANPAQLRIGVFEREQGKVIYYTKDDIHEMKDLMKIVRSSSSMPIFMPPTQYKNHTYVDGGLGGGIALDIAKQDGYKKFFVILTREKGYRKQPIKFKRTIKAYYRKYPKVAKAMLTRHLIYNETLDELEELEREGRAFLVYPDTMPVSNREIDFKKLTNSYKLGYAQGKWDLPNWKAFLGL, from the coding sequence ATGAGAATCATCAATAATATCAAAGACACTGCCCTGATTTTTGAAGGAGGTGGGATGCGAGCTAGTTACACGGCCGGTTTTTTAAATAATCTGCTGGAAAACGAAATCTATTTTGATTACGTAGCAGGTATCTCTGCCGGCTCCAGTCATTCGGTTAATTATTTATCGCGGGATCCAGAAAGAGCCAGACGTTCATTTGTAGAGCTGGTACAGGACCCACAATTTGGCGGCTGGCGATCTTTTCTAAAAGGCGAAGGGTTTTTCCGTTCTGAATATATCTATGAAGAAACCTCCCATCCGAAAGGCCCACTGCCTTTGGATTTTGAGACCTTTATGGCAAATCCGGCGCAATTACGGATCGGTGTTTTTGAACGGGAACAGGGTAAAGTTATTTACTATACCAAGGATGATATTCATGAAATGAAAGATCTGATGAAAATTGTCCGTTCATCGTCTTCGATGCCAATTTTCATGCCACCAACCCAATATAAAAATCACACCTATGTGGATGGCGGACTGGGGGGCGGCATTGCGTTGGATATTGCCAAACAGGATGGATATAAAAAATTTTTTGTCATTCTTACCAGAGAGAAAGGCTATCGAAAACAACCGATAAAGTTTAAACGAACCATTAAGGCTTACTACCGCAAATATCCCAAAGTGGCTAAAGCCATGCTGACCCGCCATCTGATTTATAATGAAACCCTGGACGAACTGGAAGAATTGGAACGGGAAGGACGTGCCTTTCTGGTTTACCCAGACACGATGCCGGTATCGAACCGTGAGATCGATTTTAAAAAACTCACAAACAGCTACAAATTAGGATATGCTCAGGGAAAGTGGGATCTGCCAAACTGGAAAGCTTTTCTGGGATTATAA
- a CDS encoding HD domain-containing phosphohydrolase, producing MVSLLELTLQLSRASDMVSPELNNHQRLVAYITFNLGEALNFDEKKLNEVSVAAVLHDIGGLSMQERINVLKFEAINPHQHARIGWLLLKDYREFTEIARIIKFHHVDWRDGEGLVFNGEAVMPESHLIHLADRIATLIARDEKIINQKDRIYKKIESASGQKFKPEYVKAFERLKEKEFFWYDLESISNGRRYYKRIKFKDQCLNIDELIGITKLFARVIDFRSNFTAVHSEGVSAVAKRLAQHFNCDELTCKKIQAAGYVHDIGKLTVPTEILEKPGALSKEEFDVIKEHTYHTYVLLFQVKGLEEINEYASMHHERLDGTGYPFKLEAKDLSLGARIMAVADIFTAVSENRPYRKGMQKEAVVEVLRKMSIENKIDKSIVETLISYYHEINKARIKAQKKARTRYDDFAKLLV from the coding sequence ATGGTCTCTTTATTAGAGTTAACACTTCAATTATCAAGAGCTTCTGATATGGTAAGCCCGGAATTAAACAATCATCAACGTCTAGTCGCTTATATTACCTTTAACCTGGGAGAAGCGTTGAACTTTGATGAAAAGAAACTAAATGAGGTTAGTGTCGCTGCTGTTTTGCATGACATCGGTGGATTAAGTATGCAAGAGCGCATTAATGTTCTAAAATTTGAAGCCATTAATCCTCATCAACATGCTCGGATTGGGTGGCTGCTGCTCAAAGATTACCGTGAGTTCACGGAAATTGCTAGAATTATAAAGTTTCATCACGTGGATTGGCGTGATGGAGAGGGACTTGTGTTTAATGGGGAAGCAGTCATGCCTGAAAGCCATCTTATTCACTTAGCGGATCGCATTGCCACTCTCATCGCTCGAGATGAGAAGATTATCAATCAAAAGGATCGGATCTATAAAAAAATCGAAAGTGCTTCCGGTCAAAAATTTAAGCCAGAATATGTGAAGGCGTTTGAGCGGCTAAAAGAAAAGGAATTTTTCTGGTATGATCTGGAGTCTATTTCGAATGGCCGACGTTATTATAAACGAATAAAATTTAAGGATCAATGCCTGAATATAGACGAATTAATCGGTATTACCAAGCTCTTTGCCCGGGTTATTGACTTTCGGAGCAATTTTACGGCCGTTCACAGCGAGGGTGTTTCGGCAGTGGCCAAACGACTGGCACAGCACTTTAACTGTGATGAGCTCACCTGCAAGAAAATCCAGGCGGCGGGTTATGTTCATGATATTGGAAAACTGACCGTTCCCACTGAGATTCTGGAGAAGCCGGGAGCACTCTCCAAAGAAGAATTTGATGTGATAAAAGAACATACTTATCACACCTATGTGTTATTATTTCAAGTTAAAGGGCTGGAAGAAATCAACGAATATGCTTCCATGCACCATGAGCGACTGGACGGAACCGGTTATCCCTTTAAACTTGAAGCAAAGGATCTATCTTTGGGGGCGCGAATTATGGCAGTCGCAGACATTTTTACGGCGGTTTCTGAAAACAGACCCTATCGAAAAGGGATGCAAAAAGAAGCAGTGGTCGAAGTCCTGAGAAAAATGTCAATTGAAAATAAAATTGATAAAAGTATCGTGGAGACGCTCATCAGTTACTACCATGAGATAAATAAAGCCAGAATCAAAGCACAGAAAAAAGCACGAACTCGTTACGACGATTTTGCGAAGCTACTGGTTTAA
- a CDS encoding sensor domain-containing diguanylate cyclase: MKKRNLKKVTNEERLKQMHRSLVESEERFQQLFYEAPLGYQSLDGDGNLIEINNQWLATLGYDREEVLGKWFGDFLLPEGRETFRERFPLFKKKGQIHSEFEMLHKNGSHRFIAFEGKIGYDLEGNFRQTHCILQDITERKENERALERERKEALFLIYHDQLTGLYNRRFYEEVLKKLDRTSNLPLSLLMGDVNGLKRMNDVFGHKQGDELIKLAAKVITKGCRTDDIIARLGGDEFVVILPKVDTAEAERIIARIKELSLDYSIAGAHVSIAFGHATKINEAEDINDIFKKAEEEMYRHKVIEHRDQRNQIISLFAEVFNEQEESEKEISK; this comes from the coding sequence ATGAAAAAGCGAAATTTGAAAAAAGTCACCAATGAAGAAAGGCTTAAACAGATGCATCGGTCTCTAGTTGAGAGTGAAGAGCGGTTTCAGCAACTCTTTTATGAAGCACCGTTAGGTTACCAGTCGTTGGATGGTGACGGGAACCTCATTGAGATTAATAATCAGTGGCTGGCAACTTTGGGCTATGATCGTGAGGAAGTTTTAGGTAAATGGTTTGGCGATTTTTTACTACCAGAGGGTCGGGAAACATTCAGAGAACGATTTCCGTTATTTAAGAAAAAGGGACAGATTCACAGCGAATTTGAAATGCTTCACAAAAATGGTAGTCATCGATTTATTGCTTTTGAAGGGAAAATCGGTTATGACTTAGAGGGGAACTTTAGACAAACTCACTGTATTCTTCAGGACATCACCGAACGAAAAGAAAACGAACGAGCTCTTGAACGAGAACGCAAAGAGGCTTTGTTCCTCATCTATCACGACCAGCTAACCGGTCTTTATAACCGACGGTTTTATGAGGAGGTTTTAAAAAAATTGGATCGTACTTCCAATCTGCCCTTGTCTTTGCTCATGGGAGATGTCAATGGGCTTAAGCGAATGAATGATGTTTTTGGGCATAAACAAGGAGATGAACTGATTAAATTGGCGGCTAAGGTCATTACTAAAGGGTGTCGTACTGACGACATCATTGCCAGGTTAGGCGGTGATGAGTTTGTTGTGATCTTGCCCAAGGTAGACACAGCAGAAGCTGAGCGAATTATTGCTCGAATCAAAGAGTTATCATTGGATTACAGCATTGCCGGAGCCCACGTATCCATCGCTTTTGGCCATGCTACTAAAATAAATGAAGCAGAAGATATCAACGATATCTTTAAAAAAGCCGAAGAAGAGATGTACCGTCACAAGGTGATCGAACACCGGGATCAGCGGAATCAGATTATTAGTCTTTTTGCAGAGGTATTTAACGAGCAAGAAGAAAGTGAAAAAGAAATCAGTAAATAG